The sequence GAGAGCGAGTAATAGgttaatatatatttcatttattaaaaatcaaacatatttcattcatattttttaaaaactcgaACACAATTTACCCCTCTAGTAGAAGTtttatgtatgattttaaaaaccaCGAAGTCTAAAACGCTATTGATTTAAATaggttgttttttgtttttttttttttacagatagTATTTTATGCAACTAAGCCCGTAGTTAAAGAAAAACTGCATGATTCCAAAATATTCCTTTTCTAAAATAAACtaacatgttcatttcattgcatgaaatctttattttttaacctAAAATGGAGAAAAGTGCAACCAATTTTTTGATTCAGCATTTTAAGTAAAATGTTTGTATTTTTTAGTTTATAggctttttaaaaattttcttgtaaaataaccTTAAAACATCTGctaaaaacaaaaaccaaacaaaagtttaaaattaaaaaccatTGGAAATTTCTTTAGCAAATATAACTTTTTGTCGCGCTATGACCTTCGGCTGGACTTCAAATCAATATTAGTAAAGATCCGAAAAATGTCAAGTTAATGAAAACTTATCTCGAACCAACTAAGCTAAACCAAGAATTTGATGGCTCAAGTAGTTAGCAGAAGCAGCTATTGCTGCTGCATGAATAATGAGCCGCTCTAGTCCACTGGTCGGCTTGCCTATATGGTCATTATCGTCCCACCTTGTACCAcatttttttctgaaaaaaaaggTGGCATACATTGTGGGGAACTCCCACAAATTCTTAAACGAGTAGAGGTTTTTGTAATACATTTTACGGCGAAATAATTCTATGTCGGAAGATGCTAGTAACTAGCAGGTATAGATGTCACCTTGTCATGCAGTGGTAACATTTTTAGAAGTATTGTGGTCAGCTTGAGGCATGTTCATTATAATCCCCTGCAGTGGTTATAATAGGAGGGGAAATGTGTGAGATTTATGATATGTTCGTGTATCATCATCTTTCAACGTCGAATCAGGTCTTAAAATTGGTCAATCTACATGATTGTGTGGCTTCTGGGAGGTTTTGATCTCAGTGCATAAAAAATTGTGAATCAACACGTAATAAAAAATGAAACTTTCGAAGGCATCGATTAGCAATTATATATGTTGTCTTCTCATACTGGTTCAGCAGAGGATCTTCATGCATTCCATCAATCAATTCGAACGAAGAAATATAGCTCTTAAATGGAGATTTCTGTTACTATTTACACAAAAATGTAAAATAGGAATAGGAATATCACGAACTGACATAAGATTCGAGACAAACTTTAAGATATCTATGTTCCGATTGAAGTACAAAATACAATCCTAGAACATGAAATCCAGGACGCTAGAAACTGAACCCATAATTCCAGAACGAGTTCTCTTCATCAACGAGATCTAGGTTCCTCCTCATCCCTCCTATGACGATAGCGAGTTACATCTCTATCACCAATTGACCTTCTGTCCCGTTCCATGCCATTGTGCTCTTCTCTGCGATGGGATTCAGACTCATATTTCTTCGATCTCTTATCATTCCTATCATTGTGTTCGTCCCTGGTCATCGGCCTTTTATCAATATTTAGGCTACGGTGTTCATTCTTCTGTCTTGTTTCATTCTCTCTCCGTTCATCCACATATCTTCTTCCGAAATCCTTTGCATTTGTTCCAGTGCCTTTGTAAGACATTTCTCGGTCTGTATCATGGCTTTTTGGTCGAGAGTTCGGCGAATCTTTGTTACTTCTGTGCCCTTCTCCCCGAAGGGCGGATCTATCACCCTTTCCCAAACCCTCAAACTTATCGTGGCCCCGTTTTGAATGTCTATCCTCCTCAGCACCCCAGCCTGTATTTGCAGCTCgctgaattatttaaataaaaagggAGTTATTAAAAGATCATGACTCTGAATCCAGtgcaactttaaaatgcatCAGATATCATGCAGACCATAGCAAGAAAATATCCATCTAccgatgataaaaaaaaaaaagaaagaaaatatccATCTCGATAAAACACTCGGAAGTCCTAAATGAAACGGCACAATGCTTTTCAGtcagaggccaaccaagaatCTAGTAGAGGATGACCTGATACATTGGAGGAGAAACGGGAGATTGATGGGATCTGCCCTTGGCTTTAGGCAAGTAAACAAAACAATACGATACAAAATAACCAATCAAACAGCAAGAGGTGTGCATCAACTCAAGGATGAggagaaaaatataaaactacTTTCTTTTAGAGGCACCAAGAGTAGGGTAAGCACCCAAATATAAATACGTAAAAGATGCACGGTGGCAAACATATGGAACTCTCAAGTAACTGACTAGCTGAGACAAGCTTTTTAGGAATATCAAAAATGCAATCAGCTTGTTTATTCATGTGTTGAATCAATAAAATCCAACATATGCCCTTAGTTATGTGAGTGTTAGACGTAGTAAAAATGTAAGTTAAATCCCTTTCTAGAAATATAACAGCAACCATATTAACATTCAGCAAGTAAAAAAGATTAAATTATAGCCTGTTGCTGTATTCAATCAGTgaatatttacattaaaaaaaatcagttaatATTTCCAGTCACGAGAATCATAAAATGCCATAAATAAGTGGAggaataaacataataaattgcATTCCATTAAAAAGAGAGAGCacggaaaaaatgaaaaaaaaactaaagcagctttttttaaaaaaaaattccagggTATGAACATAGAAAGCAAATCAGTTATTCGAGAAATTCTTCAAACTCACTTGCTCATCATGAGAAAATTTACAGCTATCTCCATACTTGCATTCTCCTTTCTGAAAAGCACGGCATACACCTCGTTCCTCCCGCTTCTGCTGCCTGGTTTCCTCATCCTCTTCCTCAAGTTTTTTGTATTTAGTCACATGATCAACTCTCACTGTTCGACCCAAAATTTGAGCTCCATTTAGATTATCTACAAGTGACAAAAAAATCAACAAGAGGTTGAAAAATATGTTAATCCTAATATTAAAATAGATTTATTCAGCAAAGGAACGGACCTACAAGAAGATTTGTACTCAGATGTTATTCCTAATATTAAAATAGATTTATTCAGGAAAGGAACAGACCTACAGCAAGATTTGTACTTCTTTGATCCTCATAGGCAAGAAAAGCAAACCCTTTGGATTTTCCAGTGCATTTGTCTCTGACTAAGTTAACATCAACAATCTCCCCATACCTACATTATCAAATTAACTATGTAAACCGTTTCTTGGCAGCAATtgtgaagaaatattttaagATAAAGAGCAAGAAGTGAACAAACTGTGCAAAGACAGCAAGGAGATCCCCTTCAGTTAGATCAAATGGGAGGCCGCCAATATAAACATAAGCAGAGTCTTTATATTTAGCATGCCAAGAGGCCCCTTCCGAGATGCCAAGACTTGCTTCCTTCTGGTTGATATTCTGAATTCGTTTCACCAATGTCAAAGGGTTCATTGAAGATATTTCCCTAAAAAactaaacaatatatatatataagtaatcagaatcttgctatcttttttaaaaaaaattcagacaACCAATCCAAGGCAGAAACTAAAAGATTTCATTCACAACTACAGAAGCTTAGGAGCAACAAATCATAGGACTTGCAAGAAATTACCAGATGAGAGGAGGTTCCGGAGGCGGTAGTCGCGGCGGTGGCGGTGGCGGTGGCGGCGTTCAAAGCCTAGGCAAGAGGAGAAACAGATTGTAGAAAAATTGCGGGCCGTACCTTTCACAAGACGTGTAGTTTTTCAGGTTTTTTCGATTGAAAAGTTAGGGTTAGGACAATGTGCAAGACAACGCCGATGGGAGTTTTCTGTGTCTGGTTGATCGCTGATTGGGTGTTAGTTCAGGCCCAATATCAGTTTTTGCAAGAAAGCCCAACACAAATAAAATCNTATGATGTGTAACTCGCCTATTGGATGTACCCTCCccgatgatgatgatgatgataatgatgataatagaaattaagaaaattattattctaCTCTAGtctatatcaaatatatattttaaaaattagccTTTCATTAAAGATTACATAATATAATcctttataatttaataatctaATTGATGAAACCAATTGGATTTCAAATCTCGACACagaaaaaaatccataaattctATCTAATTTCAAGAAATCACTCAAATAATGATCAGAATTGCGGAAGCGTACCAGAATCCATGATTTGTAGACGATTATTGGAAATGATCTTCAATCTTGCAGTTTTTTTCCAAAACCAGAGAGTTCTGTTGATGGGAAACAAAACAATATGTCGTACTGCAAAATTGGGATCATAACctcattttataattaaacaaatttcacTATTTCTAATTTGGCCTCTCAACAAACCAGAAATATCATATATGGTATCCACAGTTCCACACAATAATATcatgacaagttagacattaaGTCAATTCTTATTCTAAATTAGACCATATCAATTAATGACTTATTTAATTGATGGCATTAAACATTTATAATTACAATTATGGCCCTTAAaattctaacaatctcccactggCCATATGTGTAAACTTATAAATGTGTTAAACTTAACGAGCTCAAAACTTTTGGCATCACATCCATGGGACTTCTTAAACAATCTCGTCCATTAATTATATCGACATAAGATCAATGCAGTCTTTGTTGTATCTATCACAAGTGAACCATCAATGGTCACACATATCAATACAATCAAATGACATAGATCAATCATGAATGTGTGGCATGAAAATTATATGCAAGGTAATCTATTCATGTCAATTTTCAACTGGTCTTTCTTTACCAAAGTGAGATCAAAACCTTAATTTCAGTTAGAAAAAGTGTAAAGTAAACAATGAACTTTATTTCTGATCAGAAAATatccaaatatataaatttgaacAACAGAACCAAACATAAAATGTATAGTACAAACTCCCACTAGATCTAGACTTCATCAAACTGAATAACACCCAAATGAATAGTGTGCTCATGGAAAACATTGGGTGGCAAACCCTTCGTAAAAGGATCTGCTATCATGGAGTTTGTGCCTATGTATTCTATCAAAATCTGTCCACTTTGTACTCTTTCTTTCACAACAAGGAACTTGATGTCAATGTGCTTCGATTTTGTCGAGCTCCTATTATTGTTGAAATATAATACAGTTGATCTATTGTCACAAAACAATTTCAATGGTCTTTCAACCTCTTCTAGAATACGCAGCCAGGTGACAAAATTCTTCAGCCATATTGCATGATTAGATGCCTCGTAACATGCTATAAATTCAGCCCCCATGGTGGAAGAAGCTGTTAGTGCTTGTTTGGCACTTCTCCAAGAGATAGCTCTGCCAGCCAATAGAAATACATAGCCTGAAGTGGATCTCATGCTATCTTGGCATCCCGCGAAATCGGAGTCCGAATATCCCATGATCTCAAGATTATTCGACCTCTTATATGTGAGCATATAATCACAAGTTCTCTTTAGATATCTCATTACTCTTTTGGCTGCTTTCCAGTGATCCATTCTTGGGTTGCTTAAATATCTGCCCAACACTCCAACAATTTACGCAATATCTGGACGCGTACAAACTTGAGCATACACAAGACTTCCTACAGCCGAAACATAGGGAATCTTTTGCATTTCGTGAATCTAGAGGCTTCCGTTAGGGCACTGTTTAAGACTAAATTTGTCTCCTTTAACGACCGGGGTATTACCTGGCTTACAATCTTGCATGCCAAATCTTTTAAGTACCTTATCGATATAGCTCTTTTGCGAAAATCCAAGAATACCTCAAGAACGATCTCGATGTATTTGGATTCCTAGTACAAATGAGGCATTACCaagatctttcatttcaaaatatCTAGATAGAAATTTCTTAGTATCGTTCAACATGCCTATATCGTTTGTGGCAAGCAaaatgtcatccacatataaaACCAGGAATATATGTTTACTCCCACTGAACTTATGATAGACACAATCATCTAATACATTTACCTCAAAACCAAATGAGATAATTATTTGATGAAACTTGTGGTACCATTGACGAGAAGCTTGCTTTAACCCATAGATGGACTTCTTAAGTTTCCAAACCATATTATTTGGATTTCCAAATACAAAGTGTTTTGGTCGAACCATATAGATTGTTTCCTcaatgtctccattgagaaaagctgtCTTGACATCTATCTGATGGAGTTCCATATCAAGCTGTGCGATAAGTGCCATGATGGTCCTAAAAGAGTCCTTCGATGAAACTGGAGAGAAGGTCTCCTTAAAGTCAATCCCATACTTTTGAGTATAGCCTTTAGCTACAAGACGTGCTTTGTACCTTTCCACATTACCTTTTGAATCCCGTTTGGTTTTGAAAATCCACTTACAACCAATGGGTTTCACACCTTCTGGTAACGGGACAAGTTCTCAAACTTTATTGTCTTGGATTTACTTATACTCCTCACTCATTGCCTCAGCCCACTTTTGAGAATTTGAATCTTGCATGGCTTGACGAACATCGATTGGATCATCCTCCGCCATACCATCATTTTCCTCATGTTCTTGGAGTAGCACTATGTAATCATCCGGAATAGCGCTCTTCCTTTCTCTAGTGGACCTCCGTAAAGACACTTGTTCTTCAGACGCTGGTTCTTGAGGTTGTTGAGTTTGTTCGATTGGAACTTGATTGACAATGTTTTATTGTTCTTGTATCATATCCTGATCAATGACATGAATACATTCCTGAACATTATCAGTATCAGTCATAGGAATATGAACCATTTCCTATTGAAGAGTATTTGGATCAAATTCCTCCTCGAAGACAAAGTCTATTATTTTATTCTTCCCCCCAAACTCAATATCCTCAAAAAATACTGCAGTTCCCgtctcaaatattttctttttttgggaTCATAAAATTTATAGCCACGTGATCGCTCAAAATACCCAATAAAGTAGCTACTGACTGTTCTGGAGTCTAGTTTCTTTCCATATGGTCGATATGGTCTAGCCTCAGCTGGACATCcccaaatatgaaaatattttagacTTGGCTTTCACCCTGTCCAAAGCTCACAAGGTGTTTTAATAGTTGCTTTAGTTGGTACTCTATTTAGAATGTAAGCTGCTGTTTTTAATGCTTTGATAAGTatggtttttacgtgttttactgcattagttttgtgtgtgtttgcattgtgcatgcgtacatttcatttacatttttttcGTTTTAGAGTAAGCATATGCATGTGATCATGTCTCACTAGGGCGTGGTGAAATTGCAGGAAAAATGACCGGAAAACTGAAATCGGAGCAAAATGTGCAAGAATGGACAGAAAgactggcgcccgagcggcagaaatttaccgctcgggcgcgagaaatGATTCACGCAGCCAATTTCCAGAAAGTGtcgtgctcgggcggtaatattttactgCCCGGGCGCAAGAATTGCCTTCCGAAGAAGAAACATACAGAAtacttggcgctcgggcggtaatattatACCGCTCGAGCGTGATTGCCGCACTACCCAAGTAGATTACAGAGGATGTggtgctcgagcggtaatattcgACCGCCCGAGTGCCACCTATTTTTGGGAAGATTTCTTGTCCGATTCCTTACCTTATTTTGATGATATGGATGATATGAAGAGGTTGAGGGGACGATTTTAAAGGGATTCAGACATAATTCATCAGCCACCACAAGCCTTGGAGAGGATTTTTTGCGCTTGGAGTTGAGAGTCGAAGA comes from Primulina huaijiensis isolate GDHJ02 chromosome 2, ASM1229523v2, whole genome shotgun sequence and encodes:
- the LOC140964360 gene encoding zinc finger CCCH domain-containing protein 42 codes for the protein MNPLTLVKRIQNINQKEASLGISEGASWHAKYKDSAYVYIGGLPFDLTEGDLLAVFAQYGEIVDVNLVRDKCTGKSKGFAFLAYEDQRSTNLAVDNLNGAQILGRTVRVDHVTKYKKLEEEDEETRQQKREERGVCRAFQKGECKYGDSCKFSHDEQRAANTGWGAEEDRHSKRGHDKFEGLGKGDRSALRGEGHRSNKDSPNSRPKSHDTDREMSYKGTGTNAKDFGRRYVDERRENETRQKNEHRSLNIDKRPMTRDEHNDRNDKRSKKYESESHRREEHNGMERDRRSIGDRDVTRYRHRRDEEEPRSR